Proteins from a single region of Candidatus Hydrogenedentota bacterium:
- a CDS encoding alpha/beta hydrolase — protein sequence MVIIQAVNPDSLSDLAGPVPCGRQHTEEDLLKRLILGAVLAVGAAVAIFMALKIHADRHFYEGYDPDAPLNAYASEPEPVEGTVNAFGQQTPARYRRQRIEIDARPGERVPAILTLPFSADGPVPVIVLLHGSHQEKEFVEKICTPFNEAGFAMICFDQYMRGERKVEGGVTTMALAVRARCWKTVHDARRLIDYLVTRPDIARDRIYLVGASYGAITGTALLAQEKRIKAADLVVGGGNLRLLSKAPEVRRELPGWILPLAGPLLAFVLAPAEPLVHAPATAGIPVLMQNGSKDGVVIPESGKALFAALGEPKEIRWYPVNHPDREEKGEEVIKMLMDGLGWLVQRDAAR from the coding sequence ATGGTTATTATACAGGCCGTCAATCCCGATTCACTATCGGATCTCGCCGGTCCGGTTCCATGCGGGCGGCAGCACACGGAGGAAGACCTGTTGAAACGATTGATCCTTGGCGCAGTTTTGGCCGTTGGTGCGGCCGTCGCAATCTTCATGGCGCTGAAAATCCATGCCGATCGCCATTTTTACGAGGGCTACGATCCCGATGCGCCGTTGAATGCGTATGCCTCCGAACCGGAACCCGTCGAAGGGACGGTCAATGCTTTTGGCCAACAAACGCCCGCGCGTTACCGGCGCCAGCGCATCGAAATAGACGCGCGGCCCGGCGAGCGCGTGCCGGCCATCCTGACGCTGCCTTTTTCGGCGGACGGGCCGGTACCTGTCATTGTGCTTCTGCACGGCAGCCACCAGGAAAAGGAATTTGTGGAAAAAATCTGCACGCCGTTCAACGAGGCCGGATTCGCCATGATCTGTTTCGACCAATACATGCGGGGCGAGCGCAAAGTCGAGGGCGGAGTGACGACCATGGCGCTGGCGGTTCGTGCGCGGTGCTGGAAAACCGTCCACGATGCGCGCCGGCTGATTGACTATCTCGTGACCCGTCCCGATATCGCCCGCGATCGCATTTATCTGGTGGGCGCCAGTTACGGGGCCATTACGGGAACGGCCTTGCTCGCCCAGGAGAAACGCATCAAGGCGGCCGACCTTGTTGTGGGCGGGGGCAATCTGCGGTTGTTGTCCAAGGCGCCCGAAGTGCGGCGCGAATTGCCGGGCTGGATACTGCCGTTGGCGGGACCGCTGCTGGCCTTTGTCTTGGCGCCGGCCGAACCCCTCGTTCACGCTCCCGCGACCGCGGGTATTCCCGTCCTGATGCAGAACGGCTCCAAGGACGGCGTCGTCATTCCCGAATCGGGCAAGGCCCTGTTTGCGGCTTTGGGCGAACCCAAGGAAATCCGCTGGTATCCCGTCAACCATCCCGACCGCGAAGAGAAGGGCGAGGAAGTCATCAAGATGCTCATGGATGGGCTCGGTTGGCTTGTGCAGCGCGATGCAGCGCGGTAA